CTTGGTTATAGTTATGTGCGAAAATATAGGCCTCGTTAGTGAAGTGGTTGATGGCTATGATGTGGCGGTACACCGCATAATATAAGTCTGGAATCTCTGCGCGACCCTCCCGCATGTTCAACTGAATGTCCTCATAATAGCGCACAGCATCATAGCTCATGTACCCGAACAGGCCGTTGTGGATGAAGCTGAACTGCTTGTTCTCCTCCACCTCAAAGCTTCTGGAAAACTCCCCCAGCAGCACCGGCACATTTGTGTCTTTGGTAATATCGGTGGTGCGGACACTGCCATCCGGGAAAACCTCTGTCAACACCTCGTTCTCGGCTTTTATACTTGCCATAGGGTTGCAGCAGATATAGGAAAAGCTGTTTTCGGCACCGTGGTAGTCGGAGCTTTCCAGTAGAATGCTGTTCGGGAATTTGTCGCGCAACTTCAAATAAACACTGACAGGTGTAAGCGTGTCTGCCAGCAGCCGTTTGAAAGTGGTATGTAGGGTATACTTTTTCATGCAGTTTTGGGGTGATGGAAAAACAAAAAGGCCTGCTATTCGGGTTGAACAGCAGGCCTTTTATACCTTTATCGTTTGTGCTTTTATCTCTTCAGTAGGGATATAGCAGTGCTGTTCACGTTCGTTTGCATAACGTGCCACCACCAAGCTGCCAAATGAAGAATATGAGCCATAATTTCTATTTAAGTGAGAAAACAGGATTTCTGCCTTTTCTCTCCTGCAAAAGTATAGGGTAAAACGAGAACTCCAAACACTTGTTTTAATTTATTTTCGATCTGAAAGGTTTTAGGCCACATCCGCCTTCATCATTCCCTAGTAAAATCGCCTTACCTGAGATAATACATCGTGAGTTTGATTGTTAACCGCCCTTTCCCTCCTTAAAAAATTTTACTTCTAAACTCAGGTATGATTAATAATTTCTCCCTTTAGCATAACTGCTTCTAAAACAATAGCGCAGAATACTTTAACGTTTAGTAGAAGTATAAGCAAACTAAAAAGTGCACACCCGCTTCGACTAAAAAGAATCAGCCTATCTGTTACCCAAAAACTAGATTCAACCGTAACAGATTTCTGGGCAATAGGAAACAATCAGGTCATAGCTGCTGTCTCATGGACAATACTATATCTATAATTGCTATATTTGTGCATATTTAAATAAATTTGATTTGCTGAGGCATGTTATGCTTAAGCATCCCGGGCTTCGAAAACCAAATATTATTCGTAGTAGAACGGGCTCCATACTAGTGTGCTTGCTGGATTTGAAGAAGAAAAAATACTTGCTTAGGAGAAGCGTTTACTATAACCTTAACACCTACTTATGAAAGTATCGCGTAACGAACTCCTTTACAGAGAGAGCTACATTGTGATAGAACATAACCTGGAGGATGAGTGGATCTATGTGAACTGGCGCGGCTATGTGAACTATGATACGGTTACTGCCGGTTGCGAAAAGATACTTTTCTACATGGATGCCAAGCAGTGCTTCCGGATTCTGAACGATAATACGAATGTGGAGGGCATCTGGTCAGGAGCCTCCCGATGGGTTGGCGAGAATTGGATGCCCCGAATGAAACAGGCTGGAATGGCTTGTTTTGCATGGGTTTATTCCCCCAGCACCCTTAGCCGCCTCTCCACCGACAAATCACTCAGGTACATGGAGAAGGACGTGCAGGTGGAGACATTTGATGATATAGAGGCCGCACGGGATTGGCTGAAACTTAACTGATATAAAAGCAAAAGGAGCGGTTTTACCCGCTCCTTTTGCTTTAGAAGCTTTCCGTTCTACAAAATTCCCTTTGTGCTCGGAATAGTGTTGTCCTGCAGGTCGCGCTCCACAGCCATGCGAATGGCACGGGCAAAGGCTTTGTAAATTGCCTCAATCTTGTGGTGCTCGTTTTGGCCATCCACTTTAATGTTTACGTTCGCCTTTGCGGTGTCGGAAAAGGATTTAAAAAAGTGGTAGAACATCTCGGTTGGCATGTCGCCTACTTTTTCCCTGTTAAACTCTGCCTGCCAAACGGCCCAGGGCCTTCCGCTGAAATCAATTGCCACTTGCGCCAGCACATCGTCCATGGGCAAAAGGAAAAAACCATAGCGACTAATGCCCCGCTTATCCCCTAGTGCGGTTACAAAAGCCTCGCCCAAAGCCAGTGCTGTATCCTCTATGGTATGGTGCTCGTCGATGTGCAGGTCGCCCTTTACCTGTATGTGTAGGTCGATTCTGGCGTGCTTGGCCACCTGCTCCAGCATATGGTCAAAAAAACCTAGCCCGGTTTTGATATCCATTTTGCCGCTTCCATCCAGGTTCAACTCTACCTTAATGTCCGTTTCAGATGTGCTGCGGTGCACGCGGGCGGTGCGGGTTGGGCGCTGCTGCTTCAGGAAAGTATAAATCGCATCCCAATCGGTGGTGCTAAGAGCTGCTCCCTCGGCGGCCGTCTCACCAATAAAAATAGCTTTTGCACCCAAATTAAGAGCCAGTTTCACATCCGTCAGCCGGTCACCGATCACGAAACTATTGGACAGATCATACGCACCTGTTTCCAGGTAACGCTTCATCATGCCTATACCCGGCTTGCGCGTTTCGAGTCCTTCATGCTCAAAGCTGCGGTCAATCAGTATGTCATCAAACTTAACACCCTCTGTTTCCAGGATCTCCAGCATCTTGTTCTGGTAGGGCCAAAAAGTTTCCTCCGGGTATGAATCAGTTCCCAAGCCATCCTGGTTTGTCACCATCACAAACTCGTAATCCAACTCATGGAAAATGCGCGCCAGGTTGGTGATAGATTTGGGAAGGAAGGCAAACTTCTCCAGTGTATCCACCTGGTAATCTGTTTTTGGCTCTTCCAGAATGGTACCGTCACGATCTATAAAAAGTACTTTTTTCATTTAAATTATAAGTGTCAAATATTACGCATTAAGAACCGAAACATAATTAAAATAAAATCGTGCTACTTTATACGAGCTTTGTGATAGGAATTAAAATTCTGCTATAGCTTTAAGCAATTCTTGGTTCTCCTCCAGTGTGCCAACTGAGATGCGCAGGCAACCTTCACATCCCGGCAAACTTGACCTGTTCCGAACCACTATCCCTTTACCCAGTAGAAACTTATACAAACCATCTGCATCTTTTACTTTAACAAGTATAAAGTTCGCGTCTGAAGGATACACCTGCTCTACAGTTGGCAAATCAGGCAGCGATTGTAGCAGCAACTCACGCTCCTGCACAATTTCCTCCACCATATCCTTTAGGGCCTCCTCTCGCTCCAGCGCCTCCAGTGCAAGGGCTTGTGTCGATTCGTTGATGTTGTACGGCGGCTTTATTTTATCCAATACAGTGATTAATTCTTCAGAGGCAAAAGCAAGTCCTAAGCGTAAGCCTGCCATGCCCCAAGCTTTGGAGAACGTCTGTAGTACGACCAAATTCGGAAACTCCTTTAGTCGTGTAGTCCAGCTCGGCTCATCTGAAAAATCAATGTAGGCCTCATCCACAACCACCAACCCATGGAAGGATTCAAGGATGTCCTCTATACTTTCTGCTTCTATTAGATTACCGGTCGGGTTATTAGGAGAGCAGATAAAGATGATTTTAGTTTCTGATTTTACCTGCAACAGAACCTCCTCCACCGGCACCTGGAAATCAGCTGTCAACTGCACCGCCTGCATCTCCACCTCATTCAGGTTGGCCGATACTTCATACATGCCATAGGTTGGCGGCAGGTGCAGCATGCTGTCCTGCCCGGGGCGGCACACCATGCGAAACAGCAGGTCAATGGCTTCGTCGGAGCCATTGCCTAAAAAAATCTGCTCCGGACGGACGCCTTTGATTTCGGCAATCCGGGATTTCAGCTTTTTCTGGTGCGGATCGGGGTAGCGGTTAAAGCCTTCACCGGCCAGGCTGCCCAGGTTATTCTCATTGGCATCCAGAAACACACTGGCAGCGCCTTTAAACTCATCTCGGGCCGATGAATAGGCGCGCATTTTCAGCACATTCGGCCGAATAATATCATTCAGGTTAAACACGGTTCAATTCGTTAAGGCGTATACTTACTGCGTTTTTGTGTGCCTCCAGCCCTTCAGCCTCAGCCATGGTTTCGATGGTTTGGCCAATATTCTGCAACCCTTCACGGGTGATGTACTGGAACGTTATCTTTTTGACGAAGCTGTCTAACGACACGCCACTGTAAGCGCGGGCGTAGCCGTTTGTAGGCAACGTGTGGTTGGTGCCGGAGGCATAATCCCCGGCAGACTCAGGGCTATAGTGGCCCAGGAATACGGAGCCGGCATTGGTAATGCCATCCAGCAGCTGCTCAAAATCAGAAACTGAAAGAATCAGGTGCTCGGGTGCGTACAAGTTGGAGAAACGTAGCATCTCCTCCACGCCTCCAAGTACAATGCCGAGGCTGTTGTTTAACGCTTTGGCAGCAAATTCTTTCCGTGGCAGCACCTTCAATTGTGCCTCCAGCTCCTGCTCTACCTGTGCCAGCACTGCTTCTGAAGAGGCCAGCAGCACCACCTGCGAGTCAGGACCGTGCTCAGCCTGTGAGAGCAGATCGGCAGCTACGAAGGCTGGGTTTGCTGTCTCATCCGCCATTACCAGCACTTCCGAAGGACCGGCAGGCAGATCGATGGCTACACCGGCTTTGCTTACCAGTTGCTTTGCCACCGTAACATACTGGTTACCGGGCCCAAATATTTTGTAAACAGGCGGCACGCTCTCTGTTCCGAAAGCCATGGCCGCTATTGCCTGCGCACCACCCGCTTTAATGATGCGGGAAACACCAAGCAGCGAGGCGGTATAAAGTATAGCCGGGTGAATGTTTCCGTCTTTGGAAGGCGGCGTGCACAGCACCAACTCCTGGCACCCTGCAATGCGCGCCGGCACGCCCAGCATCAGCAGCGTAGAAAACAATGGGGCCGTGCCACCGGGTATGTACAGGCCAACCTTTTCAATCGGTACACTCTTACGCCAGCAGGTAACGCCAAACATCGTTTCTACCTGTTTTACCGGCTCAGCCTGTTGCGTATGAAACAGTTGTATATTACTATATGCCTGCAAAATGGCTTCCTTCAGCTCCTGAGATACTCCAGACTCAGCAGCAGCAATCTCCTCTGTTGAAGCTACGAGGGAACTGAGTTTTACACCGTCATACTTGTCTGCCAGCTGTAGCAGCGCGTTATCGCCCTGCTCCTGTACCAGCTTGAATGTTTCCAGAATGCCAGGCTCCAGGTCCTCCAGATTTTTTGTAGGCCGCTTAGCGAGTTCTGCCCAAATTTCAGGAGCAGGATCAATTATTTTACGCATGGCGTTAGATTATCATTTTTTCGATTGGCACCACCAGGATTCCCTGTGCACCGGCATCTTTGATCTTCTCGATGATCTCCCAGAAATCGTCTTCGTTCACTACGGAGTGCAGTGAGCTCCAGCCCTCCTCTGCCAAGGGGAGCACGGTTGGGGCCTTTACGCTTGGAAGCAGGTTGCTTATTTCCTGTATCTTATCGTTCGGGGAGTTAAGAAGGATGTATTTCGCTTTGCGAGCGCGCTGCACTGCATGAATGCGAAACAGTAGCTTCTCCAGTATTTCCTGCTTCTCCTGCGAAAGATCTTTTGTAGCAATAAGCGCCGCCTCCGACTTAAACACGCGCTCCACCTCCTTCAGCCCGTTGCTGATGAGCGTGCTTCCAGAACTCACGATGTCGCAGATTGCCTCTGCCAGGCCTATACTTGGCGCAATCTCCACGGAGCCACTGATGGTGTGAATATTAGCCTGCACCCCCTGCTCCTGCAGGTATGCCTGCAGCAAGTTTGGGTATGAAGTGGCGATGTTCTTGCCATTAAGGTCTTGGATGGAGCTGTAGGCCATACTTTTCGGCACCGCCAGCGACAGGCGGCATTTAGAGAATCCAAGCTTCTCAACGGTCAATTCCTGCTTTCCTTCCTCCACCAGCACGTTCTCTCCTACTATGCCAATGTCAGCCACGCCGTCGGCCACATAGCCGGGGATATCATCGTCGCGCAGAAACAGTATCTCCAGCGGGAAGTTGGTGCATTCTGTTTTGAGTTTTAGAGAGGAGTTTACAAAGGATATGCCGCACTCGCGGATCAGGTTCAGGGAATCTTCACTTAACCTGCCGGATTTCTGTATTGCTAATCGAAGCATTGGTATCGTCTAAAATGAGATTTTTAAGAATAGGGTATAGTGTTACACTTTGCTCAAAGCTAAGTATAAATAGGGCCAACGCCCAGTGGGGGCAATATGTTGTTGTTATTCCTCTTACGAGGAATGGTGGATGTGATGGAAATGTACAGGCGCAACCAGGGCAACAGGCGCTGCCAGGGAGATAAGGGTGCTATGTGTATAGGTCTTGCTCATGTACTTGCTACAAAGTAAGGATGATTTTTGTTTATATAAAAGTATAATTCTATATAAATCTCCTACTCTGCATAAAAAGAAAAAAACACCTCAAGCTGCTAACCTGCTTGAGTGGAAGCTATTCAGCAATCAATTTAATAAGTTTTCTGAAAATTATTCTGCAAACGATCATAATCATTGGGTTGTGTTTGTTTCTCAAAACTGCTTTGCAACGCAAAAGCAGCACATCAAGATTCTGACTACTATACCCCCGGGAAAATAAAAGGTTGCTGCTGCCAATAGCACTTTCTACCACACACGTTCAAGTTATACTTTATCTTAGCTGTAAGTAACAGGTAAATCAGCCGCAATAGCTAAGTATAAATCAGCCACATATAACATTAGTTAAAATCGTTTTAAATCAGGACGGGATAGCATCGGCTGCAGGAAAATATTTTTGGTTTTTTTCCTACGATTGTCATGTAAGCTTTTCTGCCGTTCCTCCCAAATGTAACGATATAAAAAAGCCTTGTTCAAAGAGAAAGCGCCGGCCACCTCACGGGCACCGGCGCTTTCTCTTTAAACAAGGCTTAAGACCTGGTATTAGCGCTTAAGCACCATCTTGATTGTCTGTACACCTGAACTTGTCATTAATCTGGCAAAGTACATCCCCTCGGGCATATTACGGCTATCAAGGTCATACTCATACGTTTTGCCAGCTTCTGTCACGCCCATGTCTAGTTTTCTCACAAGCGCTCCCTTTACGTCATA
Above is a window of Pontibacter akesuensis DNA encoding:
- the hisB gene encoding bifunctional histidinol-phosphatase/imidazoleglycerol-phosphate dehydratase HisB codes for the protein MKKVLFIDRDGTILEEPKTDYQVDTLEKFAFLPKSITNLARIFHELDYEFVMVTNQDGLGTDSYPEETFWPYQNKMLEILETEGVKFDDILIDRSFEHEGLETRKPGIGMMKRYLETGAYDLSNSFVIGDRLTDVKLALNLGAKAIFIGETAAEGAALSTTDWDAIYTFLKQQRPTRTARVHRSTSETDIKVELNLDGSGKMDIKTGLGFFDHMLEQVAKHARIDLHIQVKGDLHIDEHHTIEDTALALGEAFVTALGDKRGISRYGFFLLPMDDVLAQVAIDFSGRPWAVWQAEFNREKVGDMPTEMFYHFFKSFSDTAKANVNIKVDGQNEHHKIEAIYKAFARAIRMAVERDLQDNTIPSTKGIL
- the hisC gene encoding histidinol-phosphate transaminase, which codes for MFNLNDIIRPNVLKMRAYSSARDEFKGAASVFLDANENNLGSLAGEGFNRYPDPHQKKLKSRIAEIKGVRPEQIFLGNGSDEAIDLLFRMVCRPGQDSMLHLPPTYGMYEVSANLNEVEMQAVQLTADFQVPVEEVLLQVKSETKIIFICSPNNPTGNLIEAESIEDILESFHGLVVVDEAYIDFSDEPSWTTRLKEFPNLVVLQTFSKAWGMAGLRLGLAFASEELITVLDKIKPPYNINESTQALALEALEREEALKDMVEEIVQERELLLQSLPDLPTVEQVYPSDANFILVKVKDADGLYKFLLGKGIVVRNRSSLPGCEGCLRISVGTLEENQELLKAIAEF
- the hisD gene encoding histidinol dehydrogenase, encoding MRKIIDPAPEIWAELAKRPTKNLEDLEPGILETFKLVQEQGDNALLQLADKYDGVKLSSLVASTEEIAAAESGVSQELKEAILQAYSNIQLFHTQQAEPVKQVETMFGVTCWRKSVPIEKVGLYIPGGTAPLFSTLLMLGVPARIAGCQELVLCTPPSKDGNIHPAILYTASLLGVSRIIKAGGAQAIAAMAFGTESVPPVYKIFGPGNQYVTVAKQLVSKAGVAIDLPAGPSEVLVMADETANPAFVAADLLSQAEHGPDSQVVLLASSEAVLAQVEQELEAQLKVLPRKEFAAKALNNSLGIVLGGVEEMLRFSNLYAPEHLILSVSDFEQLLDGITNAGSVFLGHYSPESAGDYASGTNHTLPTNGYARAYSGVSLDSFVKKITFQYITREGLQNIGQTIETMAEAEGLEAHKNAVSIRLNELNRV
- the hisG gene encoding ATP phosphoribosyltransferase, with amino-acid sequence MLRLAIQKSGRLSEDSLNLIRECGISFVNSSLKLKTECTNFPLEILFLRDDDIPGYVADGVADIGIVGENVLVEEGKQELTVEKLGFSKCRLSLAVPKSMAYSSIQDLNGKNIATSYPNLLQAYLQEQGVQANIHTISGSVEIAPSIGLAEAICDIVSSGSTLISNGLKEVERVFKSEAALIATKDLSQEKQEILEKLLFRIHAVQRARKAKYILLNSPNDKIQEISNLLPSVKAPTVLPLAEEGWSSLHSVVNEDDFWEIIEKIKDAGAQGILVVPIEKMII